From one bacterium genomic stretch:
- a CDS encoding tetratricopeptide repeat protein — protein MRPPPPASRAPRRALAFALLAGLALLPTRAALAQGTLEPVPRPAPQSLRPVRPSDPQSNLAREMLQAQQLMKRDPEAAHAQLEPLLARHPEHAELQYLVARACRLTGRLAPAERLLRSLRERYPEAQGYLGELALVLLRAGKDEEAKALLAELYRQGPPRAGSYEAAASLLLDQSRPDLVEAIYREGLLALPLADEGGRLRLVRRLLELYNLTDQPLHTLRLLAETSAQLKEPGLREALLDEGERFLAEAPEPARLLPLADSLAAGPSAPRLAPLLRQIYLAVGDHARFADEVLRAPQPAGARAHWLYGEGLRCLEDSDRGGPDAAARRRAAADRLFSAGLAEARTSPSLRAMLHYQLARLRLEEDAEARLRGTPPTPAATAALRALLADLRREQPGGEWATRALIDELHLLRDRLGEAAAADSLLRAWLLEPERGRSPIIEAALELELGENLLAAGRFAEAKGHYESLLRPERGGETQPGLIAWARFRSAELLLLAGDAQAAQDSLAALAETDPGAALANDALDLALLLAEAANWPESVRARLLAACQQEFGGDPAGAAALLLGFAAEYPEDEASPALLYRAGQLELRALRGAAALAAWLLLADRHPDDQRAPQALEQAARLALRLGDAPRARTLLARILAEHPDFRLRPSLRDLQDLLKENA, from the coding sequence ATGAGACCGCCGCCGCCCGCTTCCCGCGCGCCGCGCCGCGCACTCGCCTTCGCCCTGCTCGCCGGGCTCGCGCTGCTGCCCACCCGCGCCGCGCTCGCCCAGGGCACGCTGGAACCGGTGCCCCGCCCGGCGCCGCAGTCCCTGCGGCCGGTGCGTCCCTCCGATCCGCAGTCGAACCTGGCGCGCGAGATGCTCCAGGCCCAGCAACTCATGAAGCGCGACCCCGAGGCGGCGCACGCGCAGCTCGAACCCCTGCTTGCCCGCCACCCGGAGCACGCCGAGCTGCAGTACCTCGTCGCGCGCGCCTGCCGGCTCACGGGGCGCCTCGCGCCGGCCGAGCGGCTCCTGCGCTCGCTGCGCGAGCGCTACCCCGAGGCGCAGGGCTATCTCGGCGAGCTGGCCCTGGTCCTCCTGCGCGCGGGCAAGGATGAGGAGGCGAAGGCGCTGCTCGCCGAGCTCTATCGCCAGGGCCCCCCGCGGGCCGGCTCCTACGAAGCGGCGGCGAGCCTGCTCCTCGATCAGAGTCGCCCGGACCTCGTCGAGGCGATCTACCGCGAGGGCCTCCTTGCGCTGCCGCTGGCCGACGAGGGGGGCCGCCTGCGGCTCGTCCGTCGCCTGCTCGAGCTGTACAACCTGACCGACCAGCCCCTGCACACCCTGCGCCTGCTCGCCGAGACGAGCGCCCAGCTCAAGGAGCCGGGCCTGCGCGAGGCCCTGCTCGACGAGGGCGAGCGCTTCCTCGCCGAGGCGCCGGAGCCCGCGCGTCTCCTGCCCCTGGCCGACAGCCTCGCGGCCGGACCCAGCGCACCGCGGCTGGCGCCGCTGCTCCGGCAGATCTACCTCGCCGTCGGCGACCACGCGCGCTTCGCCGATGAGGTGCTGCGCGCCCCGCAGCCCGCCGGCGCCCGCGCGCACTGGCTCTACGGCGAGGGCTTGCGCTGCCTCGAGGACAGCGATCGCGGCGGGCCGGACGCGGCCGCGCGGCGGCGCGCCGCCGCCGATCGCCTCTTCAGCGCCGGCCTGGCAGAGGCCAGAACCTCGCCGTCCCTGCGGGCGATGCTGCACTACCAGCTCGCGCGCCTGCGCCTGGAGGAGGACGCCGAGGCCCGCCTGCGCGGCACGCCGCCAACGCCCGCGGCCACGGCCGCCCTGCGCGCCCTCCTCGCCGACCTGCGGCGTGAGCAGCCCGGCGGCGAGTGGGCGACGCGCGCCCTCATCGACGAGCTGCACCTGCTGCGGGATCGCCTGGGCGAGGCGGCCGCCGCCGATTCGCTGCTGCGAGCCTGGCTGCTCGAGCCCGAGCGGGGTCGCTCGCCGATCATCGAGGCGGCGCTCGAGCTGGAGCTGGGGGAGAACCTGCTGGCCGCCGGCCGCTTCGCCGAAGCCAAGGGCCACTACGAGAGTCTGCTGCGGCCCGAGCGGGGCGGCGAGACGCAGCCCGGCCTGATCGCCTGGGCGCGCTTCCGCAGCGCGGAGCTGCTCCTGCTCGCCGGCGACGCGCAGGCCGCGCAGGACAGCCTTGCCGCACTGGCCGAGACCGATCCCGGCGCGGCGCTCGCCAACGACGCCCTCGACCTCGCGCTGCTGCTGGCCGAGGCCGCCAACTGGCCCGAGAGCGTGCGCGCGCGCCTGCTCGCCGCCTGCCAGCAGGAGTTCGGCGGCGATCCCGCCGGCGCGGCCGCGCTGCTGCTCGGCTTCGCGGCCGAGTACCCCGAGGACGAGGCGAGCCCGGCCCTGCTCTACCGCGCCGGGCAGCTCGAGCTGCGCGCGCTGCGCGGCGCGGCGGCGCTCGCGGCCTGGCTCTTGCTGGCCGACCGGCATCCTGACGACCAGCGCGCACCCCAGGCCCTCGAGCAGGCGGCGCGCCTGGCGCTGCGCCTGGGCGACGCGCCGCGCGCGCGCACCCTGCTCGCGCGCATCCTCGCGGAGCACCCGGACTTTCGCCTCCGGCCCAGCCTGCGGGATCTTCAAGATCTGCTCAAGGAGAACGCATGA
- a CDS encoding asparagine synthetase B, whose protein sequence is MRRLLPLLLALVAGAPAARGDLLVPMDLEQTDHLRAYGLAYHRLQQQETALWLLNYRGGSFLLTDSEAARREAVRLGVRVEPVSEGQRAAIFGTIEKSNMEKVVLEKAPEVAIYSPPTAQPWDDAVMMALAYAEIPYTVVYDQEVLAGRLADFDWLHLHHEDFTGQYGKFLALYGSTPWYQRDKLVSEQMAAAAGFPSVSEHKKAVARAIRAYVERGGFLFSMCSATDSIDIALAAEGVDIVAAEFDGDPPDPDCQERLDYTRGFCFKDYQLITSPMVYEFSDVDATNTARLRGRGGDYFTLFEFSAKFDPVPTMLVQNHVAVVEGFMGQTTSYYQRFLQEHVTVLGEVEGAGELRYIHGSRGQGTFTFLGGHDPEDYEHRVGDPPTDLSLHVHSPGYRLILNNVLFPAAEKKERKT, encoded by the coding sequence ATGAGACGGCTCCTCCCGCTCCTGCTCGCGCTGGTCGCCGGCGCCCCGGCCGCCCGCGGCGATCTGCTGGTGCCCATGGACCTGGAGCAGACCGATCACCTGCGCGCCTACGGCCTCGCCTACCACCGCCTGCAGCAGCAGGAGACGGCGCTCTGGCTGCTCAACTACCGCGGCGGCTCCTTCCTGCTCACCGACTCGGAAGCCGCGCGGCGGGAGGCCGTGCGCCTCGGCGTGCGCGTGGAGCCCGTCAGCGAGGGCCAGCGCGCGGCGATCTTCGGCACGATCGAGAAGAGCAACATGGAGAAGGTGGTGCTCGAGAAGGCGCCCGAGGTTGCCATCTACAGCCCGCCCACGGCGCAGCCCTGGGACGACGCCGTGATGATGGCGCTCGCCTACGCCGAGATCCCCTACACGGTGGTCTACGACCAGGAGGTGCTGGCCGGGCGCCTCGCCGACTTCGACTGGCTGCACCTGCACCACGAGGACTTCACGGGGCAGTACGGCAAGTTCCTCGCGCTCTACGGCAGCACGCCCTGGTACCAGCGCGACAAGCTGGTCTCGGAGCAGATGGCGGCGGCCGCGGGCTTCCCGAGCGTGAGCGAGCACAAGAAGGCGGTCGCGCGGGCGATCCGCGCCTACGTCGAGCGGGGCGGCTTCCTCTTCTCGATGTGCAGCGCGACGGACAGCATCGACATCGCGCTGGCGGCCGAGGGCGTGGACATCGTGGCGGCCGAGTTCGACGGCGATCCGCCGGATCCCGACTGCCAGGAGCGCCTCGACTACACGCGCGGTTTCTGCTTCAAGGACTACCAGCTGATCACGAGCCCGATGGTCTACGAGTTCAGCGACGTCGACGCCACGAACACGGCCCGCCTGCGCGGCCGCGGCGGCGACTACTTCACGCTCTTCGAGTTCTCGGCCAAATTCGATCCCGTGCCGACGATGCTCGTGCAGAACCACGTCGCCGTCGTCGAGGGCTTCATGGGCCAGACGACGAGCTACTACCAGCGCTTCCTGCAGGAGCACGTCACCGTGCTCGGCGAGGTGGAGGGCGCCGGCGAGCTGCGCTACATCCACGGCTCGCGCGGGCAGGGCACCTTCACCTTCCTCGGCGGGCATGACCCCGAGGATTACGAGCACCGCGTCGGCGATCCGCCGACCGACCTCAGCCTGCACGTGCACTCGCCGGGCTACCGGCTGATCCTCAACAACGTGCTCTTCCCGGCGGCCGAGAAGAAGGAGCGGAAGACCTAG